A DNA window from Pithys albifrons albifrons isolate INPA30051 chromosome 7, PitAlb_v1, whole genome shotgun sequence contains the following coding sequences:
- the LOC139673911 gene encoding olfactory receptor 14J1-like, which yields SSISHFLLLPLADTWQLQLLHFCLFLGISLAALLGNGLIISAVACDHHLHTPMHFFLLNLSLTDLGSILTTVPKAMHNSLWDTTTISFMGCAVQVFFLILFIGTEISLLTIMCYDRYVAICKPLHYGTLLGSRACAHMAAAAWTTAFLNALLHTANTFSLPLCHGNAVGQFFCEIPQILKLSCSDSKLREIGLLAVTVSILFACFIFIVFSYVQIFRAVLRIPSEQGRHKAFSTCLPHLAVVSLFLSTDVFAHLKSPSMSSPSLDVVVSVLYLVVPPTLNPLIYSLRNQELKDAVRKMMT from the coding sequence agctccatcagccacttcctcctcctgccattggcagacacgtggcagctgcagctcctgcacttctgtctcttcctgggcatctccctggctgccctcctgggcaacggcctcatcatcagcgccgtagcctgcgaccaccacctgcacacccccatgcacttcttcctgctcaacctgtccctcacagacctgggctccatcctcaccactgtccccaaagccatgcacaactccctctgggacaccacaaccatctccttcaTGGGATGTGCTGTACAggtcttcttccttattttattcattGGCACAGAGATttctctcctcaccatcatgtgctacgaccgctacgttgccatctgcaaacccctgcactacgggaccctcctgggcagcagagcttgtgcccacatggcagcagctgcctggaccACTGcttttctcaatgctctgctgcacacagccaatacattttccctgcccctgtgccacgGCAATGCTgtgggccagttcttctgtgaaatcccacagatcctcaagctctcctgctcagacTCCAAACTCAGGGAAATTGGGCTTCTTGCGGTTACTGTCAGTATACTGTTtgcttgtttcattttcatagttttctcctatgtgcagatcttcagggctgtgctgaggatcccctctgagcagggacggcacaaagccttttccacgtgcctccctcacctggccgtggtctccctgtttctcagcactgatgTGTTTGCCCACCTGAAgtctccctccatgtcctctccatctctggatgtggtggtgtcagttctgtacCTGGTGGTGCCTCCcacactgaaccccctcatctacagcctgaggaaccaggagctcaaggatgctgtgaggaaaatgatgacttga